ATGTCGCCGTTATCCATCTGGTGGATGCCCATAATGATGCCGCGTTTGCTGCGGTCGTTCACATCGTGGATTTTGTTGGTATCTAGCGTCCAGCGCGTCTCACCTTGGGTATCCAATACGTAGGTAAAGGTGTGGCGATCCCAGTTCATGGCACCCATGCCGCCTTTCCATTCCAAGTCATAAGAACCTGGTACTGGTAGCAGATAGTTCATCATGTACAAACGATCTTTAAACTTGCTGTCGACCTTTTTAACTTCCACTTCTGGGTAGTTATTTTTAACGCCGTTTACTACTGCACCGCCTTGCAGAGGCTGAGTCCAGATGGAGTAGTCTTCTTTAATCTTGTCGCCGTTTTTAACGTATTCCAACGTTACCGTGTTGTCGAAGTCAGCGTACAGACCAAAGATTGGCACACCGTTGTGGTTCAAGATGGTTTCGCGGTTAACGTCGTAACTGATATCAACGCCTTTCTTGCCTTTACCTTGCACGGTAACTTTAGCAGCGGTGATTTCGTGGCCACCTAAATCAACTACGGCAGTCTGTGGGGCATAACCGTACGGGTTAACTACCACTGAGCCTAAGGCACCCTGTGCCGGTGGTGGCTTAATTGCATTGAATTTACCGGCGCTAGCGGACAGTGCAACGGTCGCTAAGGTGGCAGCTAAAACGGTTTTCTTAAACATAATAAGGTCCTATTTTTTTAAGTTTGATAATGCTTATTTGCTAATTAGGTTTTTCACTGTGCCGGCAGTAACCGGAGCTAGTGCAACGATGAAAAAGGTGTATGCGATGATGCAGTACTGCGCCATGTTCAATCCCAGCAGCGTCCAATCGTCTTCGCCACAGATGCCAGAAGGCTGGAATTCATACGGCAGCCACTCATGCAGTGGTAGACCTAATGGAAAGTGTGGTTCGGTAGAACAAGCGCCACCGCCACCGCCTGCTGCGAACAGGTCGCCGCCGCTTGCCATTACGTCATCCAGAGCGTGTGATGAATCGTGTAATACGTTCAGTTCAATCGACCATGCCATACCTTGCAGGACGCCGTACCAAGCCAGAGCCAAGCCGATTAACTTCAATACCGAGATACGAGGATTGATGGCAATAATCAAACCCGCAAACAAAATGCAGCACTGCGAAAAACGGATGTAAACGCAGATTTCACATGGGTCCATCTCTAAGAACCACTGGAAATACCCCATCGCCGATAGAATCAGAAATAACGATGCAGCAGACATCACCAGCCATACTGGTCGCTGTTGCTCCCAGCTTGAGAGCGTGCCCATTGGGGCTTGTTTAAACTGTTGAAATAGATTCGCAATCATGAGATAGGCCTTACTTTTTCAGCAGTTCAGCGGTCAATTCATCCAGCATGGTCATGGAACGAATTGACGAGGTGTTGATCAGGTATTTGCCGTTGACAACAATCGCTGGGATCCCTTTAACCTTGGCAACATCAACCCCTTGGTCCCACTCAGTCAGGGTCGCTTTCACTTCTGCAGTGCCCACTTTGGCATCGTAATCAGCGCGGGAAATACCAGCTGCCTTTAATCCAAACTCGGTGGTTTCTTCGCTGGAGGAGAACTTAATTTTGTCGTCGTGAATATGCTTGTAATAAGCCATTTTGGCTTTTTTGTATTGCTTATCACCAATTGCTTTGGCAACCGCTAATACCGATGCCTTCTCTAATCCAAATGGTGGTTTAGTGGTGATGTGATAAGAATCATATTCAACCCCAGCTGGAAGGTTCTTAATATAGTTAGGGATTACTGCTTTCTCATACTTGTAGCAGAATGGGCAGTTGGTTGAATAAACCTTGACGACTTTGTTGGGGGAGTTAAAGGCCGCATCACCTAATTTTACGTAGTGAGTTCCCTCTTCATAAGTTGCTGCACCAGCAAAAGCAGATAGTGTTAACGCGATAGTAGTAACAGCAGTAGTGAATACTTTTTTCATAGCGGTAGTCTCAGTAGCTATATGGATAACAATGAGCACATGCTAGATCTATCCTTGCGAGCAATTAACCGAACAAAAGCGGTGTTTACGTTGCGAAAAACGCAGCAATAAATCGGCATCAGATCACAGAAAAATTTCTAACCGGAAGAATTCACTTCAACATTGAGACGTATGTCGCAATCGTTATTCGAGATAAAAAGTATTTTTCAGAAAACTCTTGGATGAATTAAATATGTCTATTCAAAATATTAGAACGTTTACGTTAATTGCTCAGACAAAGTGTCTAAGCCATGCGGCGGAGATAATGGACTGCAATACCAGCACCATTACTCGAAGGCTGCAGGCGCTAGAACAGGAGTGCGAAGCGTTGCTGGTATCGCGAAGAGGCAAAAAGATTGAGTTAACCGCTCAGGGGATTGCGTTTCTTCCCAAGGCTCATAACTTACTGAGTCAATATGAAGCCGCGATAGAGTCGGTTAGCAGCCAGCATAAAGAGATAGCTGGTGAAGTTGTTATTGGTGCCCACCAGCCGATGGCCACCCTACTAACCGAGCTGGTGTTAACTCAATTGATGAGCAAATATCCGAAGCTGAAGTTACGCTTGGTATCTATCCCACCACGCTATATGTCGAAGATGGAAGGTTGTGATTTTACCATCTCACCAATTATCCCTAGTGATGAGACCCTAATTGCTAAGCCGCTATATAAAAGCGATAAGTACTTCGTCGCCAGTAATGAGTACCTAGCCAAGCATGGGCATCCACAATCGCCCGCTGAACTTGCTAACCATCAGGTTATTACCTCTGGCTACCACATCGGCAATGAAGCGGTGTGGCATTGGCATACCCGCAATGGGGACGACGGTAGTGTAGTGGTTAACCCCCGTATCAACACCGATTCAATTCAAGTCAGTGCACAATGGATGCTGGCCGGTTTTGGGATTACACGCTTGCCACAAATTACCATTTCACGTTTGCCTAAAGATCAGTTTCAGATCCTATTCAACGGCGACATCTATGACACCCTTAACCTGTATGCAGTCATTAGCTCGCGCCACTATGTCCACAATCGCACCAAACTGCTGATCAATGAAATTCAACAAGCGCTAAAAGGCGCCCGAGAAAAAGTAGCCACCCACGATGGCTAATCCTAACCTCACGGTTTTCCTTCGTTCAGTTACAAAAGGAACATAACCGCGGCACCGGAGTCTTGGGGTAGGGCTACCGTTGCAACAAAAAAGCGAGCACCTTAGGGCACTCGCTTTTATGATTATTTCGCTTTAAAAAATGGCAGTTTTAACAGAACGAAATAATGGTGTTTTAGTATCTGCTTACTCCAACATTCGTTACCGGATTGGTTAGCCTTCATTTGATGACAATACAAATTCATGCTCAGTGATAGTTACGCTACCACCAGTGTTTTGACCTTCATCGTTATAGCGAACAAAAAAGTTACCTAGCGTTCCATCTTCGCCCCAAGTTGAAGAAACGAAATAGTCATTGTAGTCACTGATTTTATCTAATTCACCGTTTCGAGGAACCCAGCTGTTGTCCTTGCGCACATATGCTTTCACAAGCATTTCGCCCTCTTCACCCCTATAGCCATGGAACTTCAAATTGGTATTCTCGAAGAAGCCCCCCCCATTTCCCACGCCCGACTCTTGAGTTACATAAATAGATAAGGTGGGAAATGTGCTATCTCCACTGTCTCTAGTAATCAATGCATCAAATTCAACATTATATGCACCTAGCTTTTTGTTGATAGAAACAGGAGTATAGGAGTACGCTTCCGTTCCTTCTCTTACATACTCAATATCATAAGTTACAGCACCGCTCAGGACATCTACAGAGTAATTAGACAAGCCAGCTGATGTTAGTTTGTTGTCAGCCATTACCGGTTCGGCTGGACTCACTTCAATCGGATCATTCCTAAAACCAGGCTTAACAATTACCGAGCCATCTTCGTTGATTATGATTGGTACATGGCTATGTGTATCAGATGCAGTAGAAATACTGCTAGCACCATAGTGGCCATGCTTTTCCGACTCAACTTCCAAGAATGATTCAGACTCTTTGGTATACATAACAAAGTCATTACGATTTACTTTATTCAAAGTCTTAGACTCTTGAGAAGTCATATTTATATTGTTCAGTCTTGCTTCCGAAACATCTTCGTTATCAACAACTGTTACCAGCGCCCAATCCTCGTTCTTGGCAATTAGCTCTACGGAAGCATCTTCTGCACCGATAAAGGCACTGCCAGACAAGGTATAATAAGGTGCTTCGTCTACGCCCTCTAGTTCAGGGTGACTCAAAGTAAATGTCACCGGACCAGTGACGTTACCAGATTGAACGGTTTCAGTTAGAGTGATGTCTTTATGTACCAGAGATTCACCATTGTGCTCAATAGTCAAGGTATAACCATCATTACAATAACGGAGGTCGAACGGAACGGCGTCACTCGCTTCAGAAGGAGTCGTTTTCGAAATATCCAAAGTACAGTCAGAAATTGGCTCAACACCTTCTTCAGAACTTATTACCATTGGCGTAGTGGTAAGCTCTCCGTA
The genomic region above belongs to Ferrimonas lipolytica and contains:
- a CDS encoding thiol:disulfide interchange protein DsbA/DsbL, with product MKKVFTTAVTTIALTLSAFAGAATYEEGTHYVKLGDAAFNSPNKVVKVYSTNCPFCYKYEKAVIPNYIKNLPAGVEYDSYHITTKPPFGLEKASVLAVAKAIGDKQYKKAKMAYYKHIHDDKIKFSSSEETTEFGLKAAGISRADYDAKVGTAEVKATLTEWDQGVDVAKVKGIPAIVVNGKYLINTSSIRSMTMLDELTAELLKK
- a CDS encoding disulfide bond formation protein B, with amino-acid sequence MIANLFQQFKQAPMGTLSSWEQQRPVWLVMSAASLFLILSAMGYFQWFLEMDPCEICVYIRFSQCCILFAGLIIAINPRISVLKLIGLALAWYGVLQGMAWSIELNVLHDSSHALDDVMASGGDLFAAGGGGGACSTEPHFPLGLPLHEWLPYEFQPSGICGEDDWTLLGLNMAQYCIIAYTFFIVALAPVTAGTVKNLISK
- a CDS encoding LysR family transcriptional regulator, with translation MSIQNIRTFTLIAQTKCLSHAAEIMDCNTSTITRRLQALEQECEALLVSRRGKKIELTAQGIAFLPKAHNLLSQYEAAIESVSSQHKEIAGEVVIGAHQPMATLLTELVLTQLMSKYPKLKLRLVSIPPRYMSKMEGCDFTISPIIPSDETLIAKPLYKSDKYFVASNEYLAKHGHPQSPAELANHQVITSGYHIGNEAVWHWHTRNGDDGSVVVNPRINTDSIQVSAQWMLAGFGITRLPQITISRLPKDQFQILFNGDIYDTLNLYAVISSRHYVHNRTKLLINEIQQALKGAREKVATHDG